A stretch of DNA from Synechococcus sp. PROS-9-1:
AAAGCAGCATTCGACAGCGCACCGTGATCCATCAGGCGCAGCGTTTTGCCGTCAATCAACAACGAGCCGAGCGTGTGGCCTGCCATGCACTCACTCTCTATGACAACACCAAAGGCCATCTGCATCATGACGATGACTCAGGCCGCGACTTGCTGTGGGCTGCAGCGATGCTTCATGCCTGCGGCCAACACATCAATCTCAGCGCTTATCACAAGCACTCCTGGTATCTCATCCGCCATGGCGAACTTCTGGGCTATTCAGAAGCGGAGCATTTGATGGTGGCTGCCATCGCGCGCTATCACCGCCGCAGCCTTCCCAAAAAACGGCATGAATCTTGGCAGGCGCTTCAAAGTCGTGACAATCGACGCACGGTCTCGGAGATGGCCTTACTGCTCAGACTGGCGGTTGCCCTCGATCGACGTCCAGAGCCGGTGGTCAAAAGCTTGCTGGTCAACGTCAAAAACGAAAATCTTGTCCTGGAGTTAGTCGGAGAACAGGCTGATCAGGATTTGAGTCTTGAGCAGTGGAGCTTGGGAAGCTGTGCCCCAATTCTTAGAGAGGTCACCGGTTTGAATCTCAAGCTCAAGGTTCAGGAGTGAGGGGGTACCAGCGCAACTGATCGATGCTGCCCAAGACATGAGGCGAGGCATCCCCATAACTAAATCGAACCAAATCAGGTCGTCCAGCGAAGACTTCAAGCCCCTGATCGGCCTCAAAGCGTTTCGGTTCGTTCAGAGTGCCCTCAAAGATCACCTCCCCGCTCCGATTGCGAACGGACACCCAGCTCGGTTGTGAACTGACAAGCGCTATTGGACCTGGAATCGTGTTGTCACCATCAACACCAACGTTGATGGCTGAATTGTTGTCTTTAGCTTGAGTGGGCTGAGGCACAGGTCGATCCTGCGAAGCCACAGTGCTTACTGCTGCTGGTTGCCGACGGTTGCCACGAAAGGCAATAGCGCTGACCGCTGTCACTCCAACCAGAAGCAAAAGAACGGCAGCACTACTGATCCAGCGACCCATCGCTGCGGAGTCCTGCTTGGCTTGCGGTGCATCAGCAGAGCCAGAGCGCTCGCGACTCACACCCTTGGCAGGCACCCCCTTCGTCTCACGAAGCTGAGATTGGAATTGTTGAACCAATGGAACGGGATCCAATCCCAATTTCTGCGCGACTCGTCGCAGCATCCCGCAAATAAAAACGGATTCTGGAAGACTGTCCCGATCTCCATTTTCTAAAGCTGCAAGCTGCTCTTTACCCATATGGAGCGAATCAGCAAAAGCTTGGCAAGTCATCCCTTGCCTTTCCCGCTCTTCCCTTAAGACACGGCCGAGTGAAGCGAATTCGTTCTGACGGAAATCTGATTGATCGATAGCGTCCCTAACTTCAGACATTTCATACATTCACCATGAAAAAATCTTAGTTGCGTTTCGCCAAACTGTCAGCCAAATCCAAACCTGACCTAGGCAATAAACCAAGTAAATTTGAAATTAAAAGATTAAAATGGGCGATACTGGATTCGAACCAGTGACCCCTTCCGTGTGAAGGAAGTGCGCTACCACTGTGCTAATCGCCCCGAAGGCAAATCTTAAACCACAATGGGGAAGCCTGATACTTAATGAACAGGGCGGAACAGGTGATCGTGGTCTGGCGAGTAAAGCTTTGAACGCTGGCGACCTGCCTTCAACGCTGGACTCACGACATAAAGAGTGGTCCGGATCAGATTTTGCTCTTGAGAGATCGCTGCCATGCGGTCCAGTGGGACAACTTGCAGCCATTCATCGGGCCAACTCACACGGTGACCGATCGCAACCGGTGTATCAGGCGAATAATGCTTCAACAATGTTGCTTGCACCTCCTCAACATGGCGAGCACTGAGATAGAGGCAGAGCGATGCTTTGAGACGGGCAAGGTTCTCCAAGCTCTCCGTTTCCGGCACACCAGTCCGTCCACCAGCCCTGCCTAGAACAATCGTCTGAACTAGGCCAGGGATCGTGAGTTCAGCCCCTAACGCTGAAGCGGTCGCCTGATAGGCGCTGATTCCTGGAACCACGTCGACAGAAATACCAGCGTCATTCAAACCACAAATTTGCTCTGAAAGAGCTCCGTACAGGCAGGGATCACCGTCGTGCAGACGAACAACCTGGAGGCCTTTCTTGGCACGATCAATCATCAGTGGAAGCACATCCTCAAGCGTGAGCGTGCTACTGCGAATCTTTTCGCAGTGTTCAGGGGCTAGAGCAGCGATCTGAGGAGACACCAATGAGTCTGTCCAAATCAAAACCTGAGCAGACTGCAACCGGTTCTCTGCACGTCGCGTTAAGAGATCAGGGGCTCCAGGCCCTGCACCGACGATCGACACTGTGGTCATGAAGTACCTGGGGTGCGTAAGCCTGGATCAGGCAAAGACTTTCGTTTCCCGTATAGCCAAAACAAACCAAAGCCCGCAAGCAACAGCAATGAGAGGCTCATCAACTGAGCAATCCTCAAGCCACCATCGCAAAATGGGGGAACTCCTCCTAGGCAGAGCGGATCAATTCGCAAACCCTCAATCCACACACGACCAAGGCTGTAGCAGAGAAGATATAAACAACTCAGAGCTCCTGAGGGGAGTGAAATGCGCCCGCTACGCCCCCATTGAAACAGCGTCATCAACAAGATAAAGACCGCCAAATTCCAAATAGATTCGTAAAGGAATGTGGGATGAAAGAACTCTGACTCGGCAAATATCGAAGGGCGGCTTGAATCAGGAATGAATAATTTCCAAGGCAATTGGGTAGGAATGCCAAAGGCTTCTGAATTGAAAAAGTTCCCCCAGCGACCAATTGTTTGGCCAAGAATCACGGATGGAACCAAAACATCGAGCAAATCCCAAAAGGAAACTCTCCGCCAACGACAGAACAAAACCACGGAGATCGTGCCTCCGATCAAGGCACCATGGATCGCAATTCCTCCTTGCCAAATCGCAAACACATCCCACCAGGAATGTTGATAAGAGCGCCATTCAAAGGCCACGTAATAAAGACGCGCGCCGATGATGGCAGCCAACACAAGAATGGGCAGCAGATCGCTAATCAATCCCGATTCGAGATTTCTCTGTTTAGCCAACCAACTCGATAAATTGAGGCCAATGAGAACGGCGAGTGCAATGAGCAGCCCGTACCAGCGCAAAGTAATAGGCCCGAGCTGAAAAAGCACGGGCCCAGGTGATGTAAAGACAGCAGGAATGATCACCTTGATCAGACGCCTTCTGCAGCTTGAACCTTCTCAATCTGCCTCTTCTTCAGAACCAGCATGATCTGCGCCAAAGCAACTGCTGCGAAGAACGCGAGCATGCCGTAGATGCGAACAGGATTCTGAAGAACGACTTCGGTGTCGAGCTGACCAAATCCACCAACATTGGGATCGTCAGTGATGGGAGCACCAGCTTCAACGACATCGCCAACAGAGACCAGCAGGGCGGGGCCCACTGGAATGGTCTCTGTGATTTCAGAGCCATCAGCAGACTTCACGGTGACCACGCTTGCCCCATTGTCACCAGGCTCAATGGCACTGACAGAGCCAGAAGCCGGCGCCGTATAGACGGTGTTATTGCTCTTTTCACCTGTTGGGTACACCTGGCCGCGGCCGCGGTTGCCACCAACGTGAATGGAGTACTTACCAAAACTGATGCTGCTATCCGTTGCGGGATCAGGGGCCAGCACTGGGAAGACAATCTCCTGATGCTCATCACCAGGGATCGGTCCCACCAAAATGATGTTGGGTTGGTCGTCGCTGTACTCGGTGAAATAAACGCCCTCTGTTTCTTCCTTGATCTCATCAGTCCAGCGATCCTGAGGAGCAAGCGTGAAGCCATCAGGAAGCATCACAACCGCTCCCACCTGGAGGGGAACTTGACTGCCATCAGCACCAAGCTCTTGAACGCCGGTGTCGTAAGGGATCTTGACCACTGCCTTGAAGACGCTGTCAGGCAGTACGGACTGAGGCACTTCTGCCTGAGTGAGCTTTTGGGCCAAGTGGCAATTCGCACAAACGATCTTGCCAGTGGCCTCCCGGGGAGACTCGTAATTTTGTTGTGCCCAGAAGGGATAGGCCCAACTTGCAGCAGGTGCGCTGAAGACAGCGAGACCGACGATCAGTGCGGCAAAAGTGGAGGAGAGCAGGCGACGCATGGGAAAGCGAGGTAGGAGAGAGACAGCAAAAAGGAGGGGCTGATCAGGACCACCAGGGCTTTTCGCCCGTCCGGAAATCGGTTTCAGTCCACTGGCTTACAAACACGTTGTCGTTGTCGACGCTGACATTGGCCAACGCCAAAGACAGAGGCGCGGGGCCGCGAACAACCTTGCCTGTGGCGTCGTACTGACTGCCGTGGCAAGGGCACATAAATTTGTTCGCACCACTGTTCCAGGGCACGACACATCCCAGGTGAGTGCAAATGGCGTTAATGCCGTAGCTCCCGATGGCATCAGGGCCTTCCACAATCAAATAGGTGGGATCACCTTTCAAGCCTTGGACAAGACTGCGATCACCCTCGGCGTGGCTACTCAACCAACCGCTAGCGGTAACGGCGTTACCGAGCTCGTCTTTGGCACTGGTTCCACCACCGCCCCCGGCAGCCCTGGGCGGGATGAAGTAATTCGCCACTGGATAAAGCGCACCCAGGGCCACGCCTGTGACGGATCCGAAGGTCAGCAGATTCATGAACTGCCGACGGCCCATACCGGGCACATCACTGGCTGGGATCTGAGTCATGGCTGACGCTCAATCGACACTTAATGAGGTCCATTATGGAGGGTAAAGGTCCCGTCACGCTTTGCAACGACTGGGCTTTTAGATGATCCACTCAGCCGTTTCCGTGCTTGTAGACCCACCAATTGAACAATCCATCCCTCCATTGACGGTCGACGAGGTGATCGATCTGCTGCGGGAGCGCTGGCAAGCCAGCTACGACATGCAACTCGTCGTAAGGCGCAAACGGATGTATCTCCAAGTGATGTGGGCCTATCTGGAGCAGCAATCCTTCCCTTTAAACGAGGAGGAGTACCGCACCCATCTAGCCCAAGTGGTGGACGTGGTGAATCGCTTAGGCCAAGCAGGCGCCGTGCGTTCGTGGTTAACCGACACGCGAGACCGTCCCCGACTCGGGAAAGCCCTCAGCCTGCAGCTGCAGGGGGAGGGGCGTTTGGAGGAGTTTCTGGTTTGAACCGTTCAACGGCCGCAACCAGAGCAACGCCAACGAAAAACAGGCCTGAAATCGCACCAGCTAGCAACGACATCGTGATCGGATCTGTGGATGGGGTCAGCACGGCTCCTGCCAGCGCGGCAATCAACACGACCCAACGCCAGGCCGAGAGCATCCGCTTCCAACGGACCAACCCAAACAATCCAAGCAACAACTGCAGAACGGGCAACTGGAATGCCAGTCCAGTGGAGAGCATCAGCAGAAGCACAAAATCGAGATAGCGCTCAATCGACCAAATCGGTTCCACCACATCAGCCCCATAGCTCACCAAGAAACCAA
This window harbors:
- a CDS encoding helix-turn-helix domain-containing protein, whose protein sequence is MSEVRDAIDQSDFRQNEFASLGRVLREERERQGMTCQAFADSLHMGKEQLAALENGDRDSLPESVFICGMLRRVAQKLGLDPVPLVQQFQSQLRETKGVPAKGVSRERSGSADAPQAKQDSAAMGRWISSAAVLLLLVGVTAVSAIAFRGNRRQPAAVSTVASQDRPVPQPTQAKDNNSAINVGVDGDNTIPGPIALVSSQPSWVSVRNRSGEVIFEGTLNEPKRFEADQGLEVFAGRPDLVRFSYGDASPHVLGSIDQLRWYPLTPEP
- the cobM gene encoding precorrin-4 C(11)-methyltransferase produces the protein MTTVSIVGAGPGAPDLLTRRAENRLQSAQVLIWTDSLVSPQIAALAPEHCEKIRSSTLTLEDVLPLMIDRAKKGLQVVRLHDGDPCLYGALSEQICGLNDAGISVDVVPGISAYQATASALGAELTIPGLVQTIVLGRAGGRTGVPETESLENLARLKASLCLYLSARHVEEVQATLLKHYSPDTPVAIGHRVSWPDEWLQVVPLDRMAAISQEQNLIRTTLYVVSPALKAGRQRSKLYSPDHDHLFRPVH
- the lgt gene encoding prolipoprotein diacylglyceryl transferase, which encodes MIIPAVFTSPGPVLFQLGPITLRWYGLLIALAVLIGLNLSSWLAKQRNLESGLISDLLPILVLAAIIGARLYYVAFEWRSYQHSWWDVFAIWQGGIAIHGALIGGTISVVLFCRWRRVSFWDLLDVLVPSVILGQTIGRWGNFFNSEAFGIPTQLPWKLFIPDSSRPSIFAESEFFHPTFLYESIWNLAVFILLMTLFQWGRSGRISLPSGALSCLYLLCYSLGRVWIEGLRIDPLCLGGVPPFCDGGLRIAQLMSLSLLLLAGFGLFWLYGKRKSLPDPGLRTPGTS
- the petA gene encoding cytochrome f; this encodes MRRLLSSTFAALIVGLAVFSAPAASWAYPFWAQQNYESPREATGKIVCANCHLAQKLTQAEVPQSVLPDSVFKAVVKIPYDTGVQELGADGSQVPLQVGAVVMLPDGFTLAPQDRWTDEIKEETEGVYFTEYSDDQPNIILVGPIPGDEHQEIVFPVLAPDPATDSSISFGKYSIHVGGNRGRGQVYPTGEKSNNTVYTAPASGSVSAIEPGDNGASVVTVKSADGSEITETIPVGPALLVSVGDVVEAGAPITDDPNVGGFGQLDTEVVLQNPVRIYGMLAFFAAVALAQIMLVLKKRQIEKVQAAEGV
- the petC gene encoding cytochrome b6-f complex iron-sulfur subunit, which gives rise to MTQIPASDVPGMGRRQFMNLLTFGSVTGVALGALYPVANYFIPPRAAGGGGGTSAKDELGNAVTASGWLSSHAEGDRSLVQGLKGDPTYLIVEGPDAIGSYGINAICTHLGCVVPWNSGANKFMCPCHGSQYDATGKVVRGPAPLSLALANVSVDNDNVFVSQWTETDFRTGEKPWWS
- a CDS encoding DUF3067 family protein; its protein translation is MIHSAVSVLVDPPIEQSIPPLTVDEVIDLLRERWQASYDMQLVVRRKRMYLQVMWAYLEQQSFPLNEEEYRTHLAQVVDVVNRLGQAGAVRSWLTDTRDRPRLGKALSLQLQGEGRLEEFLV
- the tatC gene encoding twin-arginine translocase subunit TatC, with the translated sequence MSLVDHLEELRQRVFRSLIAIVLGALACLLAVKPLVRLLEEPAGSIRFLQLAPGEFLFVSFKVAGYAGLTLAIPYVLYQGLAFVLPGLTQNERRLIAPAVAGSAVLFFAGIAFSWWALIPAALGFLVSYGADVVEPIWSIERYLDFVLLLMLSTGLAFQLPVLQLLLGLFGLVRWKRMLSAWRWVVLIAALAGAVLTPSTDPITMSLLAGAISGLFFVGVALVAAVERFKPETPPNAPPPAAAG